The Elaeis guineensis isolate ETL-2024a chromosome 14, EG11, whole genome shotgun sequence genome has a segment encoding these proteins:
- the LOC140850929 gene encoding LOW QUALITY PROTEIN: uncharacterized protein (The sequence of the model RefSeq protein was modified relative to this genomic sequence to represent the inferred CDS: inserted 1 base in 1 codon) — protein MALARATVSLIPPHAWLRLRPFSIPRRLPLSSSSPPRSLLAARVVAMAGSSTAAAHRHTNRLASEHSPYLLQHAHNPVDWYPWGDEAFDQARKRDVPIFLSIGYSTCHWCHVMEVESFENEEIAKMLNEWFVSIKVDREERPDVDKVYMTYVQALYGGGGWPLNVFLSTNLKPLMGGTYFPPDDKYGRPGFKTVLRRVKEAWDTKQEMLEKGGSFAIEQLSEALSATASSHRLSDELAQNSLKSCVKQLGNSYDPKFGGFGSAPKFPRPVEVYLMLYASKKLMETGREREANNAMQMVCHTLQCMARGGIHDHVGGGFHRYSVDECWHVPHFEKMLYDQGQLANVYLDTFAIKRDTFYSSVARDILDYLKRDMIGESGEIYSAEDADSAEYEGSPRKKEGAFYVWTSKEIEEILGDYATLFKDHYYVKSSGNCDLSSMSDPHNEFKGKNVLIERKDISSMASKLGMSVDEYSQILGLCRQKLFNARSRRPRPHLDDKVIVSWNGLAISSFARASKILKAEVKETKFYFPVVGYNPSTYLEVAEKAAFFIKSRLYDKPARRLQRSFRNGPSKAPGFLDDYAFLISGLLDLYECGGGTDWLSWAIDLQATQDELFLDGEXGGYFNTPGEDPSVLLRVKEDHDGAEPSGNSVSAMNLIRLSSMVAGARSENYRSTAEHLLAVFESRLKDQSMAVPLMCSAADMLSVPSRKQVVLVGDKTSAEFNDMATAVFASYDPNRTVIQIDTSNTEDMEFWESHNQNIFQMAKSSPVDKLAVAHVCQNFVCSPPVSSPDALSTLLDKTYVATSSA, from the exons ATGGCGCTCGCCCGTGCCACCGTCTCCCTCATCCCTCCCCACGCTTGGCTCCGCCTCCGTCCCTTCTCGATCCCTCGACGACTCCCGCTCTCCTCCTCTTCCCCTCCTCGCTCCCTTCTCGCTGCCAGGGTCGTGGCCATGGCCGGATCGAGCACTGCCGCCGCGCACCGCCACACCAACCGCCTCGCCTCCGAGCACAGCCCCTACCTCCTCCAGCACGCCCACAACCCG GTTGATTGGTATCCATGGGGAGACGAAGCTTTCGATCAAGCTCGCAAAAGAGATGTTCCTATCTTTCTATCAA TTGGATACAGCACATGCCATTG GTGCCATGTCATGGAGGTGGAGTCATTTGAGAATGAAGAGATTGCAAAAATGTTAAATGAGTGGTTTGTTAGCATCAAG GTGGATCGTGAGGAGCGACCTGATGTTGATAAG GTATATATGACATATGTACAGGCACTTTATGGTGGTGGTGGTTGGCCACTGAATGTCTTTCTCTCAACCAATCTCAAGCCCTTGATGGGTGGAACATACTTTCCCCCGGATGACAAGTATGGGAGACCAGGTTTCAAAACAGTCCTGAG AAGGGTGAAGGAAGCTTGGGATACTAAACAAGAGATGCTTGAGAAGGGTGGGAGTTTTGCAATTGAACAACTTTCTGAAGCATTGTCGGCAACTGCTTCTTCTCATAGATTATCGGATGAGCTAGCACAAAATTCATTAAAATCATGCGTTAAACAG CTGGGGAATAGTTACGACCCGAAGTTTGGTGGATTTGGTTCTGCTCCAAAGTTTCCAAGACCAGTTGAAGTCTACCTTATGCTTTATGCATCAAAAAAGCTGATGGAAACTGGGAGGGAACGTGAGGCCAACAATGCTATGCAAATGGTCTGTCATACCTTGCAGTGCATGGCTAGAGGTGGAATCCATGATCATGTTGGAGGTGGTTTTCATAGATATAGTGTGGATGAGTGTTGGCATG TTCCACATTTTGAAAAAATGTTGTACGATCAGGGGCAGCTTGCTAATGTATATTTGGATACATTTGCAATTAAAAGAGACACCTTCTATTCATCTGTTGCTCGTGATATTCTTGACTATTTGAAGAGAGACATGATTGGAGAATCAGGTGAAATATATTCAGCTGAAGATGCTGATAGTGCTGAATATGAAGGTTctccaagaaaaaaagaaggagcATTCTATGTATGGACAAGCAAAGAG ATTGAAGAGATACTTGGAGACTATGCAACTCTGTTCAAGGACCATTATTATGTCAAATCTTCAGGAAATTGTGACCTTTCTTCGATGAGTGATCCTCATAATGAATTCAAAGGAAAAAATGTGCTCATAGAGAGAAAAGATATTTCTTCCATGGCATCAAAGTTGGGCATGTCAGTGGATGAATATTCTCAAATTTTGGGTTTATGTCGACAAAAGCTGTTCAATGCACGGTCAAGACGGCCAAGGCCTCATTTGGATGACAAG GTAATTGTTTCATGGAATGGACTTGCAATATCCTCTTTTGCTAGAGCTTCTAAAATTCTCAAGGCAGAAGTGAAAGAAACTAAGTTCTATTTTCCTGTAGTTGGATACAAT CCAAGTACATACCTGGAAGTTGCTGAAAAGGCAGCATTCTTTATTAAGAGTAGACTCTATGACAAGCCAGCACGTAGGCTGCAACGTAGCTTCCGAAATGGTCCATCAAAAGCACCTGGTTTTCTAGATGACTATGCCTTCTTAATCTCAGGATTGCTGGACCTTTATGAATGTGGTGGTGGAACTGATTGGCTATCATGGGCAATTGATCTGCAAGCTACTCAG GATGAGTTGTTTCTTGATGGAG GGGGAGGCTATTTTAATACGCCAGGAGAAGACCCTTCAGTCCTACTTCGTGTAAAAGAGGATCATGATGGAGCAGAGCCATCTGGGAACTCAGTGTCAGCTATGAATCTGATTAGATTGTCATCCATGGTTGCTGGTGCGAGGTCTGAAAATTACAGAAGTACTGCAGAGCACCTTCTG GCAGTATTTGAGTCAAGGTTGAAAGATCAAAGCATGGCTGTTCCACTTATGTGCAGTGCAGCAGATATGCTTTCTGTCCCATCCAGGAAGCAGGTGGTGCTGGTTGGAGACAAAACATCAGCAGAATTCAATGACATGGCCACCGCCGTTTTTGCATCATATGATCCAAACAGAACT GTGATCCAAATAGACACTAGCAACACAGAAGATATGGAGTTCTGGGAAAGTCATAACCAAAATATATTCCAAATGGCAAAGAGTAGCCCCGTGGACAAGCTGGCTGTGGCTCATGTGTGCCAAAATTTTGTATGCAGCCCACCTGTCAGCAGTCCAGATGCTCTAAGCACATTGTTAGATAAAACATATGTCGCCACATCATCGGCCTAA
- the LOC140853834 gene encoding uncharacterized protein — protein sequence MVKEEPSQALTEDERRALRGSKFAPLPAPAPARAQPRVAHPGGPVTTNKAAALARFLERKLQQPDGLKSIDPNLLEVAVKNAKATVHASNEGSSASGRMIRHVSSFGDSSEDSGQDQDKEEKPKQKKRKKKKLDSSEDSGEYLAREVKPKQKKRKKKKKKVVQSPKSHNKS from the exons ATGGTGAAGGAGGAGCCCTCCCAAGCTTTGACAGAAGACGAGCGGCGGGCGCTCCGTGGGAGCAAATTCGCGCCGCTCCCGGCACCCGCACCTGCTCGAGCCCAGCCCAg GGTGGCTCACCCAGGTGGACCAGTGACAACAAACAAAGCTGCAGCTTTAGCAAGGTTTCTTGAACGAAAGCTTCAACAACCAGATGGATTGAAGTCTATAGATCcaaatcttctggaagtggccgTGAAAAATGCAAAGGCAACTGTGCATGCTAGTAATG AAGGGTCTTCAGCCTCTGGAAGAATGATACGACATGTTTCTTCCTTTGGGGACTCCTCTGAG GATTCTGGACAAGatcaagataaagaagaaaagccaaagcaaaagaagaggaaaaagaagaaattggACTCCTCTGAG GATTCTGGAGAATATCTAGCTAGAGAAGTAAAGCCAaagcaaaagaaaaggaaaaagaagaaaaaaaag GTGGTGCAAAGCCCCAAAAGTCACAATAAATCATGA